gggcggcagaaAGGAGGGAATCCCGCTGACATCACTGCTCATTAGCATGTGTGACCTCATCAGGGGGCGGGACAACTTCCCCAGGTGTTGGGGGGGGAATGGGGGTGGTATTTAAGGGAAAAGCTGACAGTGCTGCTGAGTGAGGGAGCGGGGACTGCAAGCGGCTGGGCTGCACACGCACGCGGATGCACACGGACCTCGACATGGacatggacacagacacagaaaccaCAGCACTCTGCCCCTCCGGCAGCCACCAGGCCTCCCCCCCGGGACGCCCATACCAGGTGAGGGCTGAGCTGGGCAGGTTTCCAGCAGAAACCACGGGGGGTGGGAGCTGAAGCTCTGGTGGGGAGGTCAGAACTGGCGGCCGACGGAGCTTGAACCCAAACAGCAACTCGGGAAGTGGAGAAGCCTCCCGCTCACACCAGGactgaggctgggctgggctgggggctgcggAGTGCTGCctaaacacccccaccccccatcactcCGGGGCTTCGCTGGGGAAACTGGTGCTTAGCCCCTAGGTCAGCCTCATTCCCATGAGGCTGGGATGGGcaggagggatgggggaaaggaaaggggcaGCCCACAAGCCTGGGAATCACAGGCTGGGGGCTACCCTGGGGACCTGTTGTAAGGGTTTCACTGGCTCGAGGAGGCCCTGGCTGCCAGCCAAGTATTGATCCTGGGCTATTTCCAGCCTCTCTCCATCCCCCTTTGTTGTGTCTGTCGTTCTTCCTCCAGTTACCCTGACCCATGCATTGTCACTCTCCCTCTCGCTCATGctcccgctctctccctctctccctccctccctctacctcacCATGAACACAAGATTCTCTGGAACTCACGGGAAGGTCAGAGATGCAGAAGGGTTCTCACACACAGCCATGCACCAGGAGTGCTCACTTAGAGGGCCATTTGAAGAAGCAAAGAGGCGGCAATTCTCACACACCGTGGAGGGGGACCCAATGCACACATCGTAATGAGCAAAGGCCCTTCCCTCGGCATAGGCTCCCCACAAAGTTTTTGACTCTACCAGTACCCACCCCCCAGAACCTGGGCAGCAGCTTCAGCTTCTCatcccctgtgcccctccccagtgtggggACAACCAGTGCGGAAGCAGTGGAAGGCAGGGCCTCTTGGTGGAAACAGGGGCAGCCCTCAGGGCCAGAGGCCTAGTCTGGGGGTGTGCCTGTGTGTCAGTGTGAAGAGGGAGTGGGTGTGTGAGCCTGCGCACAGGTGCCTCCCCTGCATGGGGCATGTTTTAAACAGGTTGTGGCTGGAACCACACTGGCTAAGCCTTCAGCTTAGCTCCTCAGAGCCCCACCAGTTCAGGCTTCTGAGGGAATTCAGTGTAAGAAGTCAGACCAAAGATTCTCAGCTCCTTCTGGGGCATGGTCATCAGCTGGGCCTCTGAAGCCAGAGCAGCCAGGATTGAGCCCTCTGCAGATGGCCAGGCATACCTTCACTCATAGCTTCCTTCTCTTTGCCTACCCCCCGCCTCAGAAACAGATGCCACACTGCTGAAGAAGCCAGAGAAGCTGTTGGCAGGGTTGGACCGGGGTGGGCCACCACCGGCCCCAGGGGCACCCAGACGAAGAGGCAGTATGCCTGTTCCCTACAAACACCAGCTGCGGCGTGCCCAAGCTATAGATGAACTTGACTGGCCACCTCAAGCCTCATCCTCTGGCTCCTCTGACTCCTTGGGCTCGGGGGAGGCAGCCCCCACCGAACAAGATGGCATCTTCAAGGTCATGCTGGTAGGGGAGAGCGGCGTGGGCAAGAGCACCCTAGCAGGCACTTTCGGCGGTCTCCAGGGAGATAGTGCTCATGAGCCAGAGAACCCAGGTATTTGGAGGGGAAACCCTGAAAGGGTCAAAGGCACCTGCGGACCCCTAGTCAGGGATGCAAGAGGCATGAGCAGCCCCCAGAGGCCAAAACCTAAGAGAAGTTACTTCAATGCTTTCTGTGGCAACCTCCCTGGAGGGGGTCCCTGGTGCTGGGATCTGAGGCTTCCCTGGTTACCAGGTCTCATGAGTGCTGGGGAGCCTCCTGATGGGCTCTATTCCCTGTCCTTATTTCCCAGCAGAGGATACCTATGAAAGACGCATCATGGTGGATAAGGAGGAAGTGACTCTAATTGTTTATGACATCTGGGAACAGGTAAGAACTAAGACACGGCTGTAAGCAGGCAATGAAACCtaggagagctggggaggggcaaagtctGGCTGAAGGCGGGTGGCTCTGTAGGCCCTGGTTTTAATATGTACTGGACGTATGACCTTTCATATGTGTCATCCAGAGAGCAAAGGCCCACATCAATGTGCATACCATGGCACTGAGAGCCGCTGTCTTTCCAGGATCTTCTGACCCTGAGGAAAGTTAGGATCTGAATTTGACAAACCCTGAAGCTGCAAGCCAGGCTACACACCCTGAAATTGACCCCATCCATATGTGTTTCAGCCTGGAAGAGTCTTACCTGACAGGACAAGAGCTCAGGGCTCTGGAATATCAGGGAAGGGAAATAAGTGAGGATTTATGAATATTTGGACAAAAATGGTTACCACATAGAAATGAGAGGCCAGATTACATACAGCTGAAGAGCATTCATTTTTAAGTTAAGAGCTTAAGCATATGAAAGTAGGATGGGCTACCCTAGCCTACGACCCTATCTCCCCAATTCTCCCATGCGGGGCTCACATTACAAATTACTTTCTCCTCCACAACACACTCTAGGGATGGAGATTATGCCATTAACTAACTCTGCTGTCCTAAGCAGGTGGCTTCTCCCTCACATCCAGATTCCTCATCCTTGAGATGTAGGTGGGGAACAGGTTCTCCCATGCCTCCAGCCCTGACATCCCACCACTCTCTGCCCACATGCAGGGGGACGCAGGGGGGTGGCTGCGGGACCACTGCCTTCAGACCGGGGATGCCTTTCTCATCGTCTTCTCAGTCACCGACCGACGAAGCTTCTCCAAAGTTCCAGAGACCCTACTTCGGCTCCGGGCTGAGAGGCCCCACCACGACCTCCCTGTCATCCTCGTTGGAAACAAGAGCGACCTAGCCCGCTCGCGGGAGGTCTCACTGGAGGGTGAGTATCCTGGACCTAATTAACACTTGCAATCTCAGGGGAGATTCCAAGTGACCTCTTCTCCACAAGGCCCTTCTACCCTTCCAGGACAGGCTAAGGGCAGACTCCCAATACCCATGTCTAGCGCCGGAGAACCCTTCTCTTCACTCCTCACCTCTTCACCAAGGCCCCTTTATCTCCTTCCCTCGGCACCACCAAGACCCTCCACCTGATCCCTGCCTGTTCTCAGTTGCAAGAGATTCACCTGCTAGGACCCCTTTGTACTGCACAGCAGGCATCTCCCCAGGCCCACCCTTGCCTGGCCCCGCCCCGGGCCCAGTGTAGCCCGCGGGCTCCTCAACCTGTCCCTTCCTGCAGAGGGCCGCCACCTGGCAGGGACACTGAGCTGCAAGCACATCGAGACGTCGGCGGCGCTGCACCACAACACGCGGGAGCTCTTCGAGGGCGCGGTGCGCCAGATCCGGCTGCGGCGGGGCCGGAGCCGTGCCGGGGGCCCGCGGCCCGAGTGGGGCAGCCCCGACGGCCCCGCGCCGCCCGCGCGCCGCGAGAGCCTCACCAAGAAGGCCAAGCGCTTCCTTGCCAACCTGGTGCCGCGCAACGCCAAGTTCTTCAAGCAGCGCTCCAGGTCGTGTCACGACCTCTCCGTGCTCTGAGCCGCGGTCGTCATGGCCACCGCGGTCGTCATGGTCACCGCGCCCTCAGCTCACCCCttcaccccgccccgcccccgtccgGCTTCCTTTGTGAAGACCGTCTAGGAAACCAAAAAGTCCGAGGGCGCGCGGGTGTGGCCGCGGGGGGcgggccccctgcccccagcccctggtgggcgtcgcccccagccctgccaccacGCGCGTGCCCTGGCTACCTCCCCGCCCAAGAGCGCCTAGAAGGCGAGGACGCAGACCTGCGGGCGGGCACGCTGCGGTCGGCGAGCGAGGCGGCTTCTGGCGGGCAGGAGGGGATATAGTTCCGTGAGCTACTTTGACTTTTATTAAGTCGCGCTTGACCACCTCTCCTGTAAAGAGACCCTAAAAGTGAGAACTGGAAAAGTGCTTGGTAGACCCCTTTACAGTTCTCTGCGCGAACACGCCTCATCTTTAAGACATCCTTAAAGGTAAAAACACTGGAGACGCTTCGTTGAGACTTTTCCCAAAACCTGCTGGCTCTTATCTGCTGCACTTGTCCACTTTGCCTTTAAGAAGTTCTTAAAGGCAAAGGCCTGGAAGTGCCATTTTTCAGAATCGATTCTGTGATTTACCACTACATCATGGCACTTCCCTTTTAAGGTAAGGTTTGGACAGACTCTTGCCTTCAGATGCCATTGTTAAGAGCTGAGCAGGCAGCACCCTGGGCCCAGGAGGCCCCAGCAAAAGAGCCACCCTTCCCTTTTCAATAAAGAACTTTTCTACTACATTTGCTCATTTTGACTCTGTTCTCAAAAGCCCTGCAGAAGGGATAGATGTAGATGGAAACTGTTAGAGACAAAACTTAGGCCCAGAGGAGCAAAGAACCTAAACCTACCTCTACAGAGGCTTCAGAACTGACTCAGTCTTGGTTGTAGTCTGTAACAAGGAGCCACAGGCCCTTAGAGATCGCTGGGTCCAACTTGTCGCTTTGTAAATGAGCAGACAACCCTGGAGAGGAGCAAGGAAATACTAGAAGTAATTTAGTGACTTAATGAAACAATGGGACCAGGTCCATAGACTCTAGACCTCATCTCCTTACACCACCTTATTCTGCAGAGTAAGCTGGAGGCTACATTTAGCACCTAGAGCTATACAGAGCTTTGTCCTGGGCTGGTTTAAGGTGGGGCCCACATCCACCAGAGAGGCCCATCAGCTGGGGCATGATGGGGACGGCCTGCACCTCCCCTGGCAGGCCTCCACCCTCCCAACTGTCACCTGCAGAGCCCGTGTGAGAACTGAAGCTGTCAGTGTCTCCCCCTGGGGACGCCCACGTCTTCTGCTGCCTGAGCCACGAGTTTGAACAAAGAGAGCAGAGGCAGCAGCTCCCCTCACCCCAGACATGCAGTATAGCTCCCTGAGTACCTGAGGGCCAGGCCTCCACTCCATCCCACTCAGGTTCCCAGAGCTTGATGGAGGAGGGATGAGATGTCTCCCGAGTCCTTGTAGCTGGTGGGAAGGAGCCAAGGGGACCAGTTCAGCATCAGTGGTTATGAGATGGTAATATGAATAATGACATTATCCTAAggactttattaatttttctctgttaATTCTTTAAGGACCATATAAGGTATTACTACTTCTTATACTGTAGAAGAAacagtttaagtaacttgcctgaggttagTAAGCAACAGAGCAGGGATCCCACTCATGTCTGCTTGATACTTAATTTTATCCAGCTTTGTATCGGAGGTTCCCGCTCCAGTAAGGatgaggggaagaagaagaaggtcaCTAGAAGAAATGTAAGCAACACGATGGCTGGGGCCATGGGCAGTGGCTGTGGTGAAAAGGCCAGAGAAGTTACATGGCTATGGGGGAATAGGCCAGGAAACTCTAGGGACCGTGAACAGAGCcacttcaaaatgtaaaatgcataaAAACACACTGGGCCCATTAAAAGACAGATGGCTGGGTTGAAACCTTAGGGACATTAAGGGGAGGGGGTAAGAGATGAGCACAGAGTAGAAGGTTTGGAACCCTACTTTTAAGTACCTTAAATAGCAGGCAAAGGAGTTTGTGCCCAAGCCTGCAGGCAGTGAGTCACCACAGGTCTTTGGGTATGGAAGTGACATGAGCAGGATGGTCCTtgggcagaggaggctgggagaggtgcATGGACTGGGGCAGCAAAGATAAGGCCTGAGAAGCTGAGTTTAGCGGGCAATCAACTTTACATATTGGAAGGTAATGAAGTGCCGACCATAGGGAGAAGGCAGTGGGAAAGGAGAGGCCCTACAGGTATGAGTCAGGACTGCGATGACTGGGTATAGGCGGGAGTCTTAGGTGGTGGGTGAGGAACTGGGAGTtagagggcagaggaggacatGGGTAAATGGATCCATTTTGGAGACTCTTGAGTTTGCGATGCTAGAAGAATATCCATATGGGGTTTCGGCAGCTCTCCAAAGATCTGGGTCTGAAATTCAGAACAAGTTAgggcaaaagatacaaaaatgagaataattccCATAAAGATGgtagtagaggggcgcctgggtggctcggttggttaagtgtcccacttccttccactcaggtcatgatcttgtggttcactgcttccagccccgtgtcgggctctgtgctgacagctcagagcctggaacctgcttcagattctgtgtcttcctctgtctctctgcccttcccctgctcatgctctctctctctctctctcaaaaataaataacataaatacattatttaaaaatttttaaaaacgttttattaaaaaaaagatggcagcAGAGGAGCCAGAGGAAAGGATGAGCAGCAGTCACACGGCACCCCGTGCTCAGTAGAATGTGTTGCTATTGCGGCCGTGCTCAGTAGAATGTGTTGCTATTGCGGCCTTGAAAATCTTTGAGCGAGGAGCCCTGCATTTTAATTTTGCCCCAGGCCCCACAAATCATGCTAAGGGAGGTACAAAGGGAGAGGATACAATACTGGCTGGGATCCTTGCCTCAAATCACACATGGGCTTTAGGGGCTGTGATTCTTGTGAAGTGGGACAATTCATGTGCCCATGCAGTCATGCACTTGAGAATAGTGTGCATAGATTTCATAGATTGCCAAAGGGGTCTGTGACCCAACAAATGACAAACCAGGATGTTACTGATTGCTGCCGGGGAGGGCAGTTGGGTGGGGGCAAGACAGGTGTAGGAAGTGTACTTTTCATCGTGTgccctttttgttccttttgagtGTTTAACTATGGCGTATATCACCtgttcaaaaactaaataaaataatgtaaaacaaaacacagccttGATGttctagagaaagaagaaggtGGAGATGTAACCACCACAGAGGCAGGCCGTGGAAGGACTAGAATTGTGCAGATAGTGGCCAGTGCCAAGGAaggaggcctttttttttttttttaaagtaaactctatgcctaGCGCCGGGGgtcagactcacaaccctgagagcaacAGTAGCatactttaccaactgagccagccaggcaccccaagaggagatttttgtgtttttttaaacatttctttatttttgagagacagagcaagacagagcaagacagagtgtgaacagggaagaggcagaggagggcgggtacacagaatctgaagcaggctccaggctctaagctgtcagcagagcctgagcagggctcaaactcactcacGAGACTGatagatcatgacccaagtcaaagtcagacacttaacccactgaaccacccaggtgccctaggaggAGGGCTTTTAAAGTGGAAGACTACCACCAGTGGTCAAATGTGGCCAAAGGGGCGGATGGGGAAAAAGGTCCAGTGCCTTTCACGTGGCTGAAGCTGAAAATATGCATACTGaagatgatggtggtggcggCAGGGCCTCCCCCAGGAGGGGGACTGCACGCACCACAGGCTTCCCTCCCCCTAACTCAGCCAGTCCCATCAGCCCAACCCATCTGTGTGTTCCCTCCAGACGCCTACAGGGACGAGCTCAGAACAGACGGAAGCTGAAGCCACGCTCCCGTCAGACTTGGAAAGTGGGGTCTTCTGCGAGAGCCAGGCCATTCTTCTACCTCCCTCTGATCAAGGCATAGTGCCAGGCTGCTGGTCTGGGCCGCTGTGAGAAACCAGCAAAGGACCCTGGGGCTTGAGCTGCTTGTGCCAGGTAAGGTCTTCTCTGCCCTCATTCTCCTCTTAACCACTGCAATCTTGTCTCTGCTCCTTTACCAGCTGGCCCCTGTGACCCCCATGATTTCTGGCCCACAAGGCCTCCTCACTGGCTGAGAGCATGAGCTGTGTGTGCTCTGCTCTGAGGGGCCAGAGATGAGGCCTGCCATGCATCTTGGAAAGCATCTCTCTGCTCTGGGCCTCTGCTCAGAGCTGGGCCTTTGTGCCCTGCTGCATCTAACCCTCTCTAGAGAGACTGGGCAGGGTCTCTCCTCTCctaaactgttttttaatgttttatttatttttgagacagagacatagcatgagcagggaggggcagagagagaaggagacacagaatctgaagcaggctctagactccaagctgtgaacacagagcctgacatggggtcgaacccacgaaccacgagatcatgacctgagccgaagtcagacgcttaactgaccaagccacccaggcgcccctttcgtCTTCTAAAAGGCTGCCAGTTGTGGAAGAGCGTTTCACAAGTCTTCTGGGTTAAACCCTCATTCCCAGAAAGTCCACCCATACATATACATCTTTTTATTAATGTAGCATAATTCTATCCACATCAGTCTAAGTCAATTTTTCCTAGACTTTCATCCACAAATACTTGTTGTTCCCCTCAAGTACTGCCATAGGCCAGTCACTGTGCTGGGCCTTATGGGAAAAACAAATACAGGTGACActatccctgccctcagggagcttacaaATGAGCTGGAGAGATGGGACAAGGTGGTAATAGCACTACCAGGGCCAACAACAGCAAACTGTACCACATTTTGACTATCTGAGGGCTATGTCCTGAGCTCTAAGAATtctgaatggaagaaaacagaatttaaagaCAGATTTTAGGAGCTGGGCCTTAACAGATATATGTAAGCTGTGGATAgatgggggaaagaagaaaaaactcccTGTGGTGAAACTACATGAGCAAATGCACAGGAGACAGACATGGTGGGCAGCCCGCCATGTGAGGTAAATACCCTTCCTGTAAGAAGGCAGCCAAATTTGGGTGGATGGTACAGCCAAGTTGTCAAGGGACCCCAAAACCAATAAGCAGCATCTTGCTGCTTagtactttatcttttttttttttttttttttttttttaggtaatctctacctctaatgtggggctagaactcataaccccgagattaAGGGTCGCACACTCCACCAGCCCAACCCATCtttgggccagccaggtgcccctcatctgtATGTAGCTTGATGCCATGCTCCATGGCTCGGTCGCCTTGTAGACTCAAGATGCAAATACAGACTCAATGTGGGCCTTGCAAACATTTTAATTAGCACTTAGTCCCACGATTTTCTGGATGGAGGACACCACTCTCAACGTCTTtgcctttctgaacctcagctctcccaactgtaaaatgaagataacattaCCTACCTTGTAGGATAGTCATAAGGACTAAATACAAATCCAAGTATCTTTGTAATTTGTCAAACATTATACAAATGAGCTGTGGAAGTAATGCTTTTTACAACCTGTGTCCAGGTCCCTTATTCAGGCATCCAGACAGCTTGCTAACCTCTCAAGCAGAGCAGCACCCTGGAGATACAAATTtaaggtgtgcctggctggcttggtcagtggaacgtgcgactcttgatcttgaggttgtgggtttgagtcccaccctgggtgtagagattgcttaaaaagataaataaaaaagtatttaagttGCAGTCCACAAAGTCCAACTTGCCTCCCATAGGACTCACAGGTAATCCCCTGTGAGTTGTGTTGTTTTGAagaggatggggaaggaggggggtgaTTGGCAACCAAAGCCTCAGTGATGGTATTATACTGCCTAGTGTTCCATTGTTTGTTCAGGTTATAATGTCTTTAGGCAGAGTACCTGTgctgatttaaaacatttatctgaggggcgcctgggtggtgcagtcggtttagtgtctgacttcagccaggtcacgatctcacggtccgtgagttcgagccccgcgtcaggctctgggctgatggctcggagcctggagcctgtttccgattctgtgtctccctctctctctgcccctcccccgttcatgctctgtctctctctgtcccaaaaataaattaaaaaaaaaaaaaacgttgaaaaaaaaaattaaaaaaaaaaaaacaaaaaaaccatttaTCTGAAAGGAAATTGTCAGAGTTCTGGAGACCAGTGATGGCAGGTGCTACAGGAGCACCTGCGGAAGGTCAGGAGGGAGGTTAAGCAAAGGGCTGTAGCAGACACCACTAGGATTTTCCCCGGCCAGACAAAGCAAAGGGCACTAGGTACCCTGAAGGTacctgagggggtggggagggagagaatcacatTGATTTTTCAAAGCCATCTCGCTCTGATTTATAGTTTCAGGCATAAAAAGAGATTGAGCCAGTGGGACTGGTTTTTCTGAAAACTAAGCTGCTTGTGACCCAGGACCTAGGGAGCTTGGGACTTTAGTCCAGGAACAATTGAGACTTACTTTCACCATTGCCTCACTTTCACTTCTCTCCCTGCATATATTAAGCATTCTTTGAGGTTGGAAGATGAGGTCAGGTAGAGAGTCAAGTGTGTAGGCATCCAGAGGAATGGGGATAGTGATGGCAGTAGCTATGACAAGTAGTAATGACAAGCTATCAAGTTCTAAGCCCTCAGCACAATCATTTCATTGCATCCTCACAATGTCCCTGAGACAGGTACTATTGTCATCATTTCCCTTTTACAGAAGGAGAGTCGAGGTTAGAGAAGTGATGAACATCCAAGTTTATTCAGCTGGTTTGTGACAGAAGAGCTATCTGAACCATGTGGTATTGCCCCAGAGGGTGACCATTCTGCTACAGGGTGGAGGTCTCCTGACTTGGTTGGGCCCAACCCAGTTCAGAAAAGGCTAATTTTCAGCACCACCCATTCTAAACAAGTAGGCTTCATGATGCCTGAAAGCTGACTGAAGCTCCCTTCCTTTCTGGGACATTGGCTAGAGTTTGACAAGTCTCTGATTTCCAAGGTCATTGCTTCTCCTTTCTGCAATCTAGCATTGACTGGCTCCTTTCCAGTCTTCAGGGCCCTCATCCATCTACCATTGCCCTAAAAAATAACTGCTTAATGGCTCTCCAGTAACTGCAGCCAACTCCTTAAGGGCTCTTGAGAGGAGATCATCTGGGAAAGCTAACAGAACTCATCCAACTTTTAAAAGTGAGCTATGATCAGCTCTTTCCTTGCCTCCACCTTCCTGTATGATCTAAACTGGTTGGTCTGCTTCACCTCTCAGAGCTCTCTCAACCAAGAGCACACTGAGCACATCAGTTCTGGATATAAATGTAAGAgttgggagagaagagaaggaatgtTTGAAGCCAGAAGGTTCAGACACAGTTCTGAGACCAGAATTTCTTTCCTGGATCCAGCTCATGACTATTGACTTCACCTGGTTGCCATGGAAACATCTGTCTCTGTTGGATGGGAAGCAGCATTTTTGACAAAGCATCACAGGCTACCATGGTAACACCAAAAAGAGTAAAGCTGCTTTCTCTCTTGGAGGGTGAGGAATGAATGGAGGAGGAGGCCAGGATGGACATTGGAAAGCTTAGCTCTGACTTGAACAGAGGGGAAATTAATTCAAGACATCTAATATGTGCGAAGGAAAGCAATAGTGAAAAAGACATGTT
The sequence above is a segment of the Panthera leo isolate Ple1 chromosome B3, P.leo_Ple1_pat1.1, whole genome shotgun sequence genome. Coding sequences within it:
- the REM2 gene encoding GTP-binding protein REM 2 isoform X3, yielding MHTDLDMDMDTDTETTALCPSGSHQASPPGRPYPETDATLLKKPEKLLAGLDRGGPPPAPGAPRRRGSMPVPYKHQLRRAQAIDELDWPPQASSSGSSDSLGSGEAAPTEQDGIFKVMLVGESGVGKSTLAGTFGGLQGDSAHEPENPEDTYERRIMVDKEEVTLIVYDIWEQGDAGGWLRDHCLQTGDAFLIVFSVTDRRSFSKVPETLLRLRAERPHHDLPVILVGNKSDLARSREVSLEEGRHLAGTLSCKHIETSAALHHNTRELFEGAVRQIRLRRGRSRAGGPRPEWGSPDGPAPPARRESLTKKAKRFLANLVPRNAKFFKQRSRSCHDLSVL
- the REM2 gene encoding GTP-binding protein REM 2 isoform X2, translating into MPVPYKHQLRRAQAIDELDWPPQASSSGSSDSLGSGEAAPTEQDGIFKVMLVGESGVGKSTLAGTFGGLQGDSAHEPENPEDTYERRIMVDKEEVTLIVYDIWEQGDAGGWLRDHCLQTGDAFLIVFSVTDRRSFSKVPETLLRLRAERPHHDLPVILVGNKSDLARSREVSLEEGRHLAGTLSCKHIETSAALHHNTRELFEGAVRQIRLRRGRSRAGGPRPEWGSPDGPAPPARRESLTKKAKRFLANLVPRNAKFFKQRSRSCHDLSVL
- the REM2 gene encoding GTP-binding protein REM 2 isoform X1, which produces MPVPYKHQLRRAQAIDELDWPPQASSSGSSDSLGSGEAAPTEQDGIFKVMLVGESGVGKSTLAGTFGGLQGDSAHEPENPAEDTYERRIMVDKEEVTLIVYDIWEQGDAGGWLRDHCLQTGDAFLIVFSVTDRRSFSKVPETLLRLRAERPHHDLPVILVGNKSDLARSREVSLEEGRHLAGTLSCKHIETSAALHHNTRELFEGAVRQIRLRRGRSRAGGPRPEWGSPDGPAPPARRESLTKKAKRFLANLVPRNAKFFKQRSRSCHDLSVL